The genomic stretch AGGAGTTTGTGGCCTGTTAGTAAGTTATGCCTAACTGGTCCAGTCTTTGAGGGTTAAAGACCAGCCACCGGCTCACATTGCTGCTTCCTGGCCTGCTGTACGACAAAGAACGTTTTATTGCTGTGGTCTGAGCTGTACCGTGCCTTCCCCACCACGATGGAATGAGTGAAAGACTTTTGAGCCCTGAGATATAAAGCAAATCTTTCAGGGACggggagttttgagacagggattctctgtgtagccctggctgtcctggaactcactctgtaggccaggctgaccttgaacccagagatctgcctgcctctgactcccaagtgctggattaacggcatgtgccaccacattgtTTCTGTCAGTTCTCCTATTGTGGTCATAGCTAAACAGAAGTAGCTAATACTCAGGGCTACTAATTTCCCTAAGGAAGATTTAACTTCCTTAACTGTGTGAGCAGGGCATCAGTGGGGGCCCTGTGGTAGGAGCTGTGGGAAGGAAAagttagaggcagaggcaacagctaGTGTCAAGACCTGGAGGGCTGTGGGTAGgagtacatatacatgcaggatGCTTGGCCtgagacacaggaagcaagccaggCAATGTTTGTAGCTTTCAGACCATAGGGAGGCTGATGGGATTCTGAATGCTAGGAGAGGCTGGGAAGGGCTTGGGGTGAGGAGAGGATggctgtagtgagaattttgatttcttttgtttgtttgtttgttttttcgagacaaggtttctctatgtagccgtggctctcctggactcgctgtgtagaccaagctggcctcgaactcataaagacctgcctgcctctgcctcccgagtgctgggattaaaggtgtgtgccaccatgcccagcttggtttcatttcttttccttctttcttttcttttcttggttttttgagacagggtttctctgtgtagccctggctgtcctggactcactttgtagatcaggctggcctcaaactcacagcaatccacctgcctctgcctcccaagcgcttggattaaaggcgtgtgccaccacgcccggctctggcttggtttctttaaatacacagaaatataagaatatgttttcctggggctggagagatggctcagtggttaagagcactggctcctcttccagaggacccaggttcaattcccagcacctacatggtagctcataactgtctataactcctgttcctgaggatccaataccctcacacagacatacatacaggcaaaacaccaatgtatatgacataaaaattttaaatcctaaTTTGAAAAAGACcatgttttcgttttaatcccaggtgtggggatgtggggctgctttgcagcaacTATGATGTGCCCCCTGCTCTAGTCGAGGTGTGATTTTGCCAACTACAGACAGTTTAGAATTCCAGGGGCTTTTCAGAGGGTATGTTAATGCTAAGGCCCTACGAGGCAGCTTGGGGTTGCTATTGGAACCTGCTGGTTGCGGTTTATTAAGTAGTTGTGTGTGAAAAGaggaaattagatatcctgacagcaaagatgaaacttgccccaaggagcttgaCAACCCTGACATCGCCCCCTTCccgacccctgactttattcaaggatttcttttcttttctctctttcctcttttctctcatatctaaTGTTAGagggttgaaagggtggaagaaagaacccacaaagtagcaactGCTGGCTGCAGACGGCTGACTCCACGGTTCCAGGAAAACAACCACCAGAGATAGATTTCAAGCCCCAAATGTGCCCCTAGCTGAATAGGAATGCTCCATCCTGACATGGGACCCCCAGCTTTGGGTCTTGGCTGGAGTGCTTCTGTAAGAGGTGATCCAAGTTCCCTGTCCCATCCCCAAGGAGGGTCCAGGTAGTCTTGAAGGGAAGTTTTCCAGCAGTGGGGACCGAGGAGTGGCCTGTGCTCTCAGGGCTAGGAAGGTTCTGTCTGTTCCTACTCAACAGCCCCACCTCTGGCTCAGTTCCTGCTTCTCCACCAGAGCTCAACCCACATGCCTGAGAGAGAAGCAAGGCTATAGGGCTTAAGTGTAGACCTGAAGCTACATGGACAAAGCTGGCTAAACCCAGGGCCCCTCCTGGTCTGAGGGTGTGCCTGCAAATACTTTGTGACTGAATACGTGGGAGtaagggagtgggagggggaggaggcatcTCACTGAGCCCAGTGTCTTCACCATGACAGGGCACTGCCGTCGATGTATGCGTACACCAGCCAGGTTCCCTTGTATGAGGCAGGCCCTCAGTTACTGGGAAAGGAGCCTGCCTGTGCCTTAGTGGAGCTCTTGGCTGGCCAACCTTGAAGCCCTGAGGAGTTGGAGGGGAGTTGGGAGACTAAGGCCTTTAGAAGAATTCGGCAGCTCTAGACTTTCAGGTTAGACATGAGGATCCCAGGTTCTAAAGCAGAGGGCTCTGTCATGAGCTCATGATAGGCAAGCGTTAGGAGACAGACACTTATGTCCCGACAGAGTACTGCCACGGCAGGAGACTGTAGGCTAGGCAAAGGCCCTGCCTCAGGCCCAAGTAGGGGAGCACTGTGACTGACATGCCAgccctcactccttccttcagTGCAAAATCCCCTTTTCTGGACCTGTCAAGATGGtgttggagggctggagagataactcagaggttaagggcactgactgactgctcatccagaggacctgagttcaattcccagcaagcacaaggtagctcacaaccatctataatgtgatatgatgccctcttctggcctgaaggtgtacatgcagccagagcactggatatataataaataaataaatcttaaaaaaaaaaaaagatggtggtgGAAACGGAAGGGCCCCTTTGGACCTCTGAAGAGGGCCAAAAGTAGACAACAACCCAGATCGGTATCTGGTTATATGGTGAGCGAGGTCACGCCTCAGCACCCAGGCTCTGCTCTACCAGCTGGCACAGCTCTGCTCTTCACAACCCCTCCACAGACCTCCGCCAGCCTCCACAGTATTCTTATGTGTTTGCGATGCTATGAGTGGAACCAAGGTCATCTCTGCCTCACAGAAACACTAGGATATGCCTTGCTATACCCAGCTACATTCACAGCACAgtggtcttttgttttgtgatggtCTTATTTCATAGACtgggctgccctcgaactcagtaattttcctgcctcagcctccccagtgttaaaattacagttataaaccACCATGCCCCATGCTGTGCATACAGCAATCCTTTGAAAACATGCCcaggccggacatggtggtgcattcctttaatcccagcactcgggaggcagaggcagatggatctctgtgattacgaggccagcctggtctacaaagtgagttcaggacagccaaggcaacacagagaaactctgtctccaaaaaccaaattaaaaaaggagggagggtgaagagagagagagatggagagagagagagagagagagagagagaggagtcctAAGTCatcctgctgccccccccccctttggacATTCCCAGGGCCACCTGGAGGACACCCAAGGCTTCGAGATGAGTTTAGGAAGCCGGGAAACACCCTTTCGGAAACTGCGTGCTTAAGGCAGCTGCTAAAACAGAGTTTCCCACCCAGCCAGCAGCCACTTAAGCTTAGGAGTTGATCTTTAtgctcacctccccacccccaccaggcccagctgttgTTTTGATGACTGCCGGGCCAGGCAGATCCAATCCCCAGCCAAGGGCTTCCCAGGAGAGTCTTCATCTTTAACCTATGGGGGTGGCTAGACCAGCTCCTggcagaaggagagggaaggcggTCTCATTCCGGAGGAAGCACTCCTGGGCAGTTTGGCGACCAGCTGGCTCCATCACTCTGTCTGATCAGGAAAGGAATCAAAGCTGGACACAGATGAAGGTTGGAAAACCCCAAGACACAAAAGAGACCCAAGAGACCTGACCCAGGCCGCACATCGCGCTGTACTTGAGgccacaaaattaactcaatcCTGGTCAGAGGCTGGCAAAACAGTGTGCTGCcggattctttaaaaaaaaattttagaaaaaaaaaaaaaatttaggtccGTGTAATgaaagttttgatttctttgtaaactcagttgtgttgtgtaaatatgtttttgttttaatcccaagtgtgcaGTTTcagcttggggttttgtttgtccACAGCCGTCAACTGTCTCGTGCAGGACATGGCTTCTGCCAGCTGGTAAGGCAAGCACAGGGAGGGGCTGGGCCTCCGAGGATACAGATGAGAGTCCAGAAGGAGTGTGTGGCATGGTGGGCATGGTGTAGctgtttgaagagaccagagatggacgGTGTAgtggtttggagcagacagagagaaatgctttggATGCAGTGGCTGGAGGCGACTGCTGGCTAAGTCTGCTGTTGAGGGAGATTGGTATAGCCTCAAAGACCCTTAggccctaaacagccaggagaagtaaaggggggCCCTCTCTTCACTAACCGTCTCTCTCCTACGTAGGGTTGGGAGATTGGAAGAGAGGTTGAGAGAGCTACaggtctgggcatggtggcacacacctgtaattccactacatggaaggctgaggcaggaggatcatgagttctagTCCAGCACGAATTATATAgattcataaaaatttaaatttaaaaaatctgttaGAATTAGATTCCAGGTAAATTAAAtaagcatatttttaatatagtcCTGGGTTTACAAAAACATATATACTTAAAGCCCCCCTCCCTCAACCATTAAACATTACAAAAACCTACACCAAggaccaaagagatggctcacGGGGTTAAGGCGCATGCTACCAacactgacaacctgagttctatccctggggTCCCCAGTGCCTAACAATTGTGTCCCCTgtgtcctctccctctctctctccctctctctctctctctctctctctctctctctctctcacacacacacacacacacacacagtggcatttGCAAACCCATACATGTATAGATACACTAAAATGTAGTAACAAGCTggaaggtggtggcacacgtctttaattccagcacttaggaggcagaggcaggcagatctctgagttgaaggtcagcctgatctcctgagtgagtctagggcagccaaggctacacagagaaaacttgtcttgaaaaaacaaagagggagccaggcgtggtggcacacacctttaatcccagcacttgggaggcagaggcaggcggatagctgtgagttcgaggccaccctggtctacaaagtgagtccagaacagccaaggctacacagaaaaaccctgtctcaaaaaaaaaaaaaaaaagaaaaagaaaaaaaagaaagaaaaaaagaaaaagaaaaaacaaagagggggctggagagatggctcagtggttgagagcattgtctgctcttccaaaggacctgggttcaattcccaacacccacatggcagctcacgactgtaatgtaactccaagatctgataccctcacaccaatgcacatacattaaaattaaataaaatacttaaaaaagtcaaaaaaaaaagtcaaaaaacaaagaagtggggctggagagatggctcagaggttaagagtactgtttgagctgggcggtggtggcacatgcctttaatcccagcacttgggaggcagaggcaggtggatctctgtaaattcaagaccagcctggtctacacagcaagttccagaacagccagagctgttacacagacaaaccctgtcttgaaaaaacaaataaaaaacaaacaaacaaacaaaaaacaaaacgcaagagtactgtctgttcttccaaaggtcctgagttcaattcccagcaaccacatggtggctcacaaccatctataatgtgatttggcgccctcttctggcctgcaggggtacaagtaggcagagcactgttttcataataaataaacaagccaggcgtggtggtgcacgcctttaaccccagcactcgggaggcagaggcaggcggatcgctgtgagttccaggccagcctggtctacaaagtgagtccaggacagccaaggctacacagaaaccgtagctcaggaaaaacaaaacaaaacaaaaaatatatatccagggctaaggatatagctcagtggtagagtgcttacctaacatGTAGAAGGCTTGGTGTCCCATCCTAggaatactaaaaattaaaaataattggccgggcgtggtggtgcatgcctttaatcccagcactcgggcggcagaggcaagtggatcgctgtgagttcgaggtcagcctggtctacaaagtgagtccgggacagccaaagctaaaaacagagaaactctgtctcagaaaaaaaaaaaaaataaattaagattcTCGTTCTTGTATGTATGAGGcctggaaggaggagggagaggaggagatagGAGGATCACGATAATTTATCCATACATAGGAACGTGTTAGTAAAAGTGCAGCCAAACACAAGATAAACCTTAAAATTACCCACGCTGTAAATGGAGCTCTTACTCTGCTGCCTGTCTCAAAAGGAGGAACCCTGGTCAGGCTGCACTTCTGGATACACACTGATACCTGACCCCGAACGCAAGCCAAGtgctgcaggctggagagatggaagaccactggctgctcttccagaggagcagggttcaattccccacaaccacgttgcagctcacacctgtgtgtaattccagttccagggcttgtgacacccttacacagacatacacgcaggcaaaacaccaacgcgcatgaaacaaaaaaaataaaataaaataaattgttttttctttttcaaaacagggttaactctgtgtagtcttggctgtcctgaactaactttgtagaccaggctggcctcgaactcacagtgatccacctgcctctgcctcctgagtgctggggttaaaggcgtgtgccaccacactcggcaaaattacatattaaaaacaagcagCCAACCCTGGACTTACGCGAAGTCACTGATCCCAGATCCTTTCTCAAACTCGATGCGGCAAGAATAGTTTGACTATGGGCCCCAACTGATCCTGGGCTGACCTTGGAGGACACAGCTGACCCCTGAGTGACAAGATGAGCCATGAAATCTGGTTGCTATTGGCTACACTGGAGCTTCTAGAAGCATGCATGGCTTTGGGGGACATAGATGTCCACAAAACTGGCTGCTGACCACAGGTGGGAGTGGAcactgtctttccttcctctggttgCCATGCCCTGGAGCCGTCGAGCACTGCACTCAGGGGCGTCAGACCCAAGCGCAGAGCTGTTTGTCCCTGTCCAGGCGGCCGCTCGCCAGACCCTCTTCGCGGCTCCCGGGCGGTTGGCGTGGGTCCGAGGTGCTCGCTGGGGCAGGCAGTACAGGGCGCAGTCGCCGGACCAGGAGGGAGCGGGCGGCCGAGGccagcaccagcagcggcggcaggGAGAGGAATCCGAACACTATGAGCGCCGCGGAGCCTCGGTCCGAGAGCAGCGCTCGGCAGCGTGGACCCGGGGCTGGATGAACCTGTGCGCGGGGAGAGGTGCGTGGTTGGGCGGGGAAGCACCAGAGTGGAGCAGTGCTGAGGGAGGGCCCGGGTCGGGCCTGGAGAACCCAGCAGGGCCTAAAGATCAGGGCAGAGTCCAGAGAGAAAAGGGATGGGCTGGAAGGCCTTGAGGCGGGGCCTGGAAGAAATTGTGAGAACTGAACCAAGGGAGTtggcctgctgtgtgtgtgcgtgcgcgcgtgcgtgtgtgttagGTGGCTCCTTAAGGAGAGGTTCAGAGAACTTACTGGCTTTCCCAGCCCTGTTTTCCTGTCCCTTCCATGACCCTCACCTGTGTCGACAGCTGATATTGAGCTCCAGATGTACTGTCGCCAGCTAGCATCGTCTCTCTTCCACAGAAAGGGACATAGGTGCCATCTACCTATAGACCAGCCCATAGCTAGGGAAGCGCAGCCCAGGTCAAGACGGTTTCGGGGAAGGGCTGTACGTGTGTGGGTGTAAGGAGCAGAGAGGCACTGAGGACAAGTGCAATTTGACGACCTCATTGACCATGCCCTGGTGCCTCCTGGTACAAAGCTAAGAGGCAAGACAGCTGTTCCCTGAGGAACAAACGACCCCTCTCTTTGGCTGCAGCAGCTGGTAGGGGTGTTGGCAGAAGAGGAGGGTGCAGATGTCTATGGTTACAAAAGGGCGGAGCCAGAAGGGGGCAGATTCACCTCAACCCCAGGGACCTGAACCTCCACGGGATTCCCACTCTCCAGGGACTAACCGATGTACACCGCTCACCCTTGAGTGGCACAGGAATCCCAGGTAGACAACAGCAGCTGCTGGCAGCAACACCAGCACGAAGACTGTCCCAGGTAGCAGCAGGTGAAACAGGAACCTAGCTAGGGCCCGGGCAGACAGCAAGAGGGCAGCCAGGATAGGCCACCCTGGGCATGTCACTCCTGAAATCTGGTGATCGGCCGGCCTCCTTCGGGGTAGCATGGGTGCTGTGTCTGAGGCACCCCCTTcatcctcttctgtctccctttCCAGCTCACTCATGTCCTGGGAGCGGGCCTTAAAGGATGGTTTCCTCAAGATCACAGCGGTAGGCACCAGGATTAGCCCCTCGCTGCCCCAAGACCAgactagagattttttttaaccctccCCAGACTCAGTCCACATCCAGATCCTAGCCACCAGATAGTGGACTCTTCTCTAGTTTAGCCGAGCACTGAATATCTGTCTGCAGGCCACACCCAGCCACAGGGGCTCCACTACCTTGTTGGTCCTCCTTGCCAGGCAAATGCAGGCAGCTCCTATGTGATCCGTCAGGTCCTACCCAGCTGTCCCCATCTGAGCACTGCTAGCCCGCCCTTTCCCCAGCTTCCAGTTCTCCCAAACAATAGCTTCATTTCACAGATCTTGGCTATGACAGATGTCCCATCAATAACTGCCATTTAGGGGCAAACTGTCAACTCATTCTCCAGCCCTAGCCCCTGTGTTTCCTTCCCCTCATCTGACAACCAGCCCCTCCTTGGCGTCGGTGCTACGAGAAGGCAGCAGGTGACTGTCACATTGTGGAGTGGTCGATAGGATGGCACAGGGTTGTCCAGGTGATGCCGACTGTCGTGGAGTGGTCCATAGGAGGGCACAGGGTTGTCCAGGTGATGCTGACTGTCGTGGAGTGGTCCATAGGAGGGCACAGGGTTGTCCAGGTGATGCTGACTGTCACATTGTGGAGTGGTCCATAGGAGGGCACAGGGTTGTCCAGGTGATGCTGACTGTCACATTGTGGAGTGGTCCATAGGAGGGCACAGGGTTGTCCAGGTGATGCTGACTGTCACATTGTGGAGTGGTCCATAGGAGGGCACAGGGTTGTCCAGGTGATGCTGACTGTCACATTGTGGAGTGGTCCATAGGAGGGCACAGGGTTGTCCAGGTGATGCTGACTGTCACATTGTGGAGTGGTCCATAGGAGGGCACAGGGTTGTCCAGGTGATGCTGACTGTCGTGGAGTGGTCCATAGGAGGGCACAGGGTTGTCCAGGTGATGCTGACTGTCGTGGAGTGGTCCATAGGAGGGCACAGGGTTGTCCAGGTGATGCTGACTGTCACATTGTGGAGTGGTCCATAGGAGGGCACAGGGTTGTCCAGGTGATGCTGACTGTCACATTGTGGAGTGGTCCATAGGAGGGCACAGGGTTGTCCAGGTGATGCTGACTGTCACATTGTGGAGTGGTCCATAGGAGGGCACAGGGTTGTCCAGGTGATGCTGACTGTCACATTGTGGAGTGGTCGATAGGAGGGCACAGGGTTGTCCAGGTGATGCTGACTGTCGTGGAGTGGTCCATAGGAGGGCACAGGGTTGTCCAGGTGATGCTGACTGTCACATTGTGGAGTGGTCCATAGGAGGGCACAGGGTTGTCCAGGTGATGCTGACTGTCACATTGTGGAGTGGTCCATAGGAGGGCACAGGGTTGTCCAGGTGATGCTGACTGTCACATTGTGGAGTGGTCAATAGGATGGCACAGGGTTGTCCAGGTGATGCTGACTGTCGTGGAGTGGTCCATAGGAGGGCACAGGGTTGTCCAGGTGATGCTGACTGTGGTACCTGGGTAATACAATACCTAACAAACAGCAGTTGCAATTTACTCTGTACTAAACCCAATCCATGATGGAAGAGCACAACAGACTTTTCCGATGATGGGAGCGTATAGCCCACTGGAAGCCccagccctcttctggtctccaaaggcaccaggtatgcatgcaATGTTCATGCccataatgtaaaataaatacaccCAAACATTAAGTGTTGTAAATCATCTCCTTAATGAGCTCCCACGCttgtaatttctttaatttttgctgtatttatttatatattgttgtTGATTTATTTTACTCTTAGTCTTACTATTTAGCCCTCACTGACTAATCTAAAACTCAATATGtggaccaggatagccttgaactcacagagatccacctatctttgcctcctgagtggtgagattaaaagtgtgcatcataGTTtagcctggtggctcacacctttgattccagcactcaggaggcagaggcaggtgaatttctgagtttgaaaccaacttggtctacaagcaagttccaggacagccaaggctacacagagaaaccctgtcccgaaaaacttaaataaaaaaaaaaaaagaaagaaagaaagaaagaaagaaagaaaaagaaaacaacagcaaaagtatctaaaataaacagactttgcctttaagcccagcactcgggaggcagaggcaggcggatcggtgtgagttcgaggccagcctggtctacaaagcaagtccaggacagccaaggctaacacagagagatcctgtctcagaaacaaaacaaaacaaagcaaaaccagactGTCCAGTGAGATGATTCAACAGGCAGGGGTGTTAGCAAACAAGCTTTATAATCCGGGGTCACTCTCAGGACCCACCTGgtaggagaaaacagactccttcAAGCTGTCCTCGGACTTCAGCTTGGCTGTTAAGCCATGATCTCCTGGGGAAGGGGCATCTAAATAGCCCAGTGAAAGGCTCCAAGACAGGCGGGAGCCCTTCACACATGTGTTTGGAGACTTCCTTGTACCACTTGGCAGGGCTGCTGCTGATCacaggatggagagaggaggagtttGTCTCTTCAGACACTTCATCCTTTGGATGGCTGGCGCTAAGGTGGACAGCTCCATGCTGTGTTGCTCATTGTTGGACAGGCTCCTGCAGAGAACTACAGGAGCTAGCCATAGGGGTCAGCTGGCAAGCCCCTGATGTCCACATCGAGAATCTGGTCAGGTGGGCAACCCTGCCCTTTCTGTCTCAGGCCCAGGGTCAAATGTCTACATGAATGACTTGTTCCTGCAAGGCCCCTTTCTACCTGAAAACATCCTTGCTTGCTTCTACTCCTTCCCACCCTgacatctctctcctctcacgGCCTGAACCAGCCTGCCTTAACCTGTTCTCCAGGAGTTTCTAACCCTACAGTTCAGATGTCTACGGTGAACCTTCTGCTCTctcttaattgaaaaaaaaaaaaaaaaaaaaaagcatagaaccTTACTATGtcccctccccaaccctgtctgaaaaccaaGAAGAGATGTGGTTCTGTTATGTCCAAATTTTGAGAGACccctgaacagaccacccaaaagcagagtccaaatgcaatgccaaggaagtctttattgcaagTTCAAACCCGGGCCACCTCTCCcatgcactggcacagcagatgcagggaagtggccttgaGTCTCAATTAAGAgaggtttttataggttttagacaaagaaatgggttttacagtatacgattggatgacatttgggcagaaaaactgcaagcagggagttacaagccttggtgttTCATGTTTGGgcaataggtgtaggggcaagttggcctatagaaaagattg from Acomys russatus chromosome 29, mAcoRus1.1, whole genome shotgun sequence encodes the following:
- the Tmem88b gene encoding transmembrane protein 88B; translated protein: MSELERETEEDEGGASDTAPMLPRRRPADHQISGVTCPGWPILAALLLSARALARFLFHLLLPGTVFVLVLLPAAAVVYLGFLCHSRVHPAPGPRCRALLSDRGSAALIVFGFLSLPPLLVLASAARSLLVRRLRPVLPAPASTSDPRQPPGSREEGLASGRLDRDKQLCAWV